A section of the Pochonia chlamydosporia 170 chromosome 2, whole genome shotgun sequence genome encodes:
- a CDS encoding udp n-acetylglucosamine o-acyltransferase: MAGSHVAHDCSIGDNVILVNEVALAGHVTVGHNTIISGLVGVAQRINIGQCAFIAAGTLVNRDVLPFSLVLGTGARTKGVSVEGLKRLGWSSERIRKLLYGMNLLFLGDDHGISTLLHDDEIKDEMNIIVSFMKKSENGICPAEGLGVGLRVNKI; encoded by the coding sequence ATGGCTGGCTCCCACGTCGCCCACGATTGCAGCATAGGAGACAACGTGATTCTCGTTAACGAAGTGGCATTGGCAGGCCATGTGACTGTTGGCCATAACACGATCATCTCTGGTCTCGTCGGTGTAGCTCAACGGATCAACATTGGGCAATGTGCTTTTATCGCGGCGGGCACATTGGTGAACCGCGATGTGCTACCATTTTCTCTGGTTCTTGGAACCGGTGCTCGTACCAAGGGCGTTAGTGTTGAGGGCCTGAAACGATTAGGCTGGAGCTCAGAAAGGATAAGGAAGCTGTTGTACGGAATGAACTTGTTGTTTCTCGGCGATGATCATGGCATTTCGACTTTGTtgcatgatgatgagatcAAGGACGAGATGAATATAATTGTGTCCTTTATGAAGAAGTCTGAGAATGGGATTTGTCCGGCAGAAGGGCTTGGAGTAGGATTGAGAGTGAATAAGATTTGA
- a CDS encoding glutathione S-transferase (GST), C-terminal (similar to Glarea lozoyensis ATCC 20868 XP_008078745.1): MAIKIYGVAVSTCTKRVITTLLEKEVPYELITIDWSKAEHKQPEHLRKHPFGKVPVLEDDGYFVFESRAICKYIAKKFAGQGTKLIPDSQDDRGYGLFEQASLALSYHACSIETSYFNTPAEGIADEKAFKAYRGETTDEAAVVKYVAKLDAALATYDTILSKQAYLAGNDVSLADLFHLPYGQLAKDLGHKDLFEKYPNVDRWFQQLQSRASWVQANSATL, encoded by the exons ATGGCTATCAAGATATACGGTGTCGCAGTATCTACTTGCACAAAGCGAGTAATTACCACCCttttggagaaggaggttCCTTACGAGCTGATAACTATTGACTGGTCCAAGGCTGAACACAAACAGCCGGAGCATCTTCGAAAACACCCATTCGGCAAGGTTCCTGttcttgaagatgatggataTTTTGTGTTTGAGAGCCGCGCGATTTGCAAGTACATTGCAAAGAAGTTTGCCGGCCAGGGAACCAAGTTGATTCCAGATTCCCAGGATGATAGAGGCTACGGTTTATTTGAACAGGCAAGTCTTGCGCTGTCTTACCAT GCATGCTCCATTGAGACGAGCTACTTCAATACTCCAGCGGAAGGCATCGCTGACGAAAAGGCATTCAAAGC GTACCGAGGAGAGACCACGGATGAGGCAGCCGTGGTAAAGTACGTTGCGAAGTTAGATGCAGCTCTGGCAACCTATGATACTATTTTGTCGAAGCAAGCGTATTTGGCAGGAAACGATGTTTCACTGGCCGATTTGTTTCATCTTCCGTACGGTCAATTGGCGAAAGACTTGGGGCATAAGGATTTATTTGAGAAATATCCGAATGTGGACAGATGGTTCCAGCAACTACAGAGTCGAGCAAGCTGGGTGCAAGCAAATTCGGCGACGTTGTAA
- a CDS encoding heterokaryon incompatibility protein (HET) domain-containing protein — MAIFNVPEPNNLHPRWLLNLDKWSLSSYRDVEDEVKKQGYGIVSYTWGRVAVPGKAAPNPPKGLQWDVPLVKSFTLEEAKAVMKTMGKTYVWWDWMCVPQGDKSKMSPELRRIQAEELQKQMNIYKGAQKSIVWVHDTKWDGRSDLESFLKGRLHPEKGLPAYLNEIVKVLKACQEHEPWLTSGWTLQEGVLLSETLLLDHEGKTLRDDRFIHHDGQACVIDLTSTVTRLAIGIATAFIRHSDGDPGDDQTEIGRLVKFILNEDKNYPFTAGILATILKTGLVAYTKHSPLYILAGKQSRKFTVPADQCWALLGALELEAVDVSYDLELKLIKERFFKALLERYQWTLFLIPAPPPQLGKQSWSEVIVDGYFLPLGIFFDVNFVDNLPLLSWSSNVLAIGSSTTAPFPVFSLNESVYARRYEQQQTGEVFVVGVSVAVPSPKAKYLQVADLESRNNIPGKRCILITDLRNKKGFFGGLVDIWADETSISTETFDEIALSLPEKAERVI; from the exons ATGGCTATTTTCAATGTCCCCGAGCCCAACAACCTGCATCCTCGATGGCttctcaatcttgacaaaTGGTCTCTTTCGAGCTACCgcgatgttgaagatgaagtcaaaaAGCAGGGTTATGGCATTGTTTCATACACATGGGGCCGAGTAGCCGTCCCAGGAAAGGCTGCTCCAAACCCTCCCAAAGGTCTTCAATGGGACGTTCCTCTTGTAAAATCTTTTACATTGGAGGAGGCAAAGGCCGTAATGAAGACAATGGGCAAAACATACGTATGGTGGGATTGGATGTGCGTCCCACAAGGCGATAAATCCAAGATGAGCCCAGAGTTGAGGCGCATCCAAGCAGAGGAGCTGCAAAAGCAAAT GAACATTTATAAAGGCGCCCAGAAAAGTATAGTCTGGGTCCATGATACCAAATGGGACGGCAGATCCGACCTGGAATCCTTTCTGAAGGGCCGCTTGCACCCGGAAAAGGGACTACCAGCCTACCTGAACGAGATTGTCAAAGTTCTCAAGGCTTGTCAAGAGCACGAGCCGTGGCTGACGTCAGGTTGGACGTTGCAAGAAGGCGTCTTGCTGAGCGAGACACTTTTACTTGACCACGAGGGTAAAACCCTTCGAGATGATCGATTCATACACCATGACGGCCAAGCTTGCGTCATTGATCTGACTTCCACGGTTACACGGCTTGCAATAGGTATTGCTACTGCCTTCATCAGACATAGTGATGGAGATCCAGGAGACGACCAAACTGAAATAGGCAGACTGGTCAAATTTATCTTGAACGAAGACAAGAATTATCCCTTCACAGCAGGTATCTTGGCCACTATCCTCAAAACAGGGCTTGTGGCATATACCAAACACTCACCATTGTATATTCTCGCTGGCAAACAGAGCCGCAAGTTCACTGTACCCGCAGACCAATGCTGGGCTCTACTTGGAGCTCTTGAGTTAGAAGCTGTTGATGTGAGCTACGACTTGGAGCTGAAGCTAATCAAGGAGAGGTTCTTCAAGGCTCTACTTGAACGATATCAGTGGACACTGTTCCTCATACCAGCTCCGCCACcccagcttggcaagcagTCCTGGTCGGAAGTGATCGTGGATGGCTATTTTCTACCTCTCGGGATCTTTTTTGATGTCAATTTTGTCGACAATTTGCCTTTGCTGTCCTGGTCTTCCAATGTTCTTGCAATTGGTAGTTCGACTACCGCACCATTTCCTGTCTTTTCGCTAAATGAGAGTGTGTATGCGCGACGTTATGAACAGCAGCAGACAGGAGAGGTATTTGTGGTTGGGGTTTCTGTCGCAGTTCCCAGTCCAAAAGCGAAGTATCTCCAGGTTGCAGACCTCGAAAGCCGAAATAATATTCCAGGTAAACGATGCATTCTTATCACAGATCTGAGGAACAAGAAAGGGTTCTTTGGGGGCCTGGTTGATATCTGGGCCGACGAGACAAGTATTTCAACTGAAACTTTCGACGAAATTGCCTTGTCTCTTCCAGAAAAAGCGGAAAGAGTTATTTGA
- a CDS encoding SPP30 protein (similar to Metarhizium acridum CQMa 102 XP_007812385.1) has protein sequence MSNLQPTAQGTKEPRLRVPSNGKTIYHRPLNRSKAAELSQANFAYLFSEMVVYAQRRVKGVQELEHRPNTQGHPIGLKLLDLLLYRQPPRSQLRPLSIISLLDFIKQIVWQHLFGRQADRLEKSIDPDTPNQYRIIDNKPLVNQYISVPREISGLNCAAFVAGVVEGVCEGADFPASVMAVTVGEVMLPGKTVVRVNFRDEVVEREGFLGKS, from the exons ATGTCGAACTTACAACCTACGGCCCAAGGGACGAAAGAGCCCAGGCTACGCGTACCCAGCAATGGCAAGACTATCTACCACCGACCATTAAACCGATCCAAGGCGGCGGAACTAAGCCAAGCGAACTTTGCGTATCTTTTTAGCGAGATGGTTGTGTATGCGCAGCGAAGGGTGAAAGGAGTTCAAGAGTTAGAGCACCG CCCTAACACGCAAGGACACCCTATCGGCCTTAAACTCCTTGACCTCCTCCTCTACCGCCAACCGCCGCGCTCACAACTCCGCCCCCTAAGCATCATCTCCCTCCTAGACTTTATTAAGCAAATCGTTTGGCAGCACCTGTTTGGCCGACAGGCAGACCGTCTTGAAAAGTCTATTGACCCTGACACGCCTAACCAGTACAGGATTATCGATAACAAGCCTCTTGTAAACCAGTACATTAGCGTGCCAAGAGAGATAAGCGGGCTAAATTGCGCGGCGTTTGTAGCAGGTGTGGTGGAGGGAGTTTGTGAAGGGGCGGATTTTCCAGCCAGCGTTATGGCGGTTACGGTTGGGGAGGTCATGTTGCCTGGTAAGACGGTGGTTCGGGTCAACTTTCGggatgaggttgttgagcGGGAGGGCTTTTTGGGAAAGAGTTga
- a CDS encoding clock-controlled pheromone ccg-4 precursor (similar to Metarhizium acridum CQMa 102 XP_007815849.1), translating into MRITAAVLTLAAAGAFAAPSPKPAPVPWCWRPGEPCFKVKRVADAFAEAIKTSGGLKEREPEAEYSNSPGGAAHIAKRLVNELAHLSALTAREPDQYYRDLGMESQFERDEPHNEKRDADADAAPEPWCWRPGQSCWKRDPSNDPVPVKDKRWCHRPGQSCWKAKRAAEAVVRAVEDDSHDDGGDAGSGNEGGHFPDICNGPGILCWKKRSAAPNPDAEPEAEPEAEPWCWRPGQPCWKRSASPDPAPKPEPWCWRPGQSCWKAKREAEPKPDPEAEPWCWRPGQPCWKAKRDLQALHVAARNILNTFE; encoded by the coding sequence ATGCGCATCACCGCCGCGGTACTCACCTTGGCGGCTGCAGGTGCATTCGCTGCCCCTTCCCCCAAACCAGCTCCAGTACCTTGGTGCTGGAGGCCTGGCGAGCCGTGCTTCAAGGTAAAGAGAGTTGCGGACGCCTTTGCCGAAGCTATCAAGACCTCTGGTGGCCTCAAGGAACGTGAGCCCGAAGCCGAGTACAGCAACTCTCCAGGAGGCGCCGCCCACATTGCCAAGAGACTTGTCAATGAGCTTGCTCACCTCTCAGCGTTGACAGCTCGCGAGCCTGACCAATATTATCGAGACCTGGGCATGGAGAGCCAGTTTGAGAGGGACGAACCTCACAACGAGAAGCGAGACGCCGACGCCGACGCCGCCCCGGAGCCATGGTGCTGGCGTCCAGGCCAGTCCTGCTGGAAGAGAGACCCCAGCAATGATCCTGTCCCTGTAAAGGATAAACGTTGGTGCCATCGTCCCGGGCAGTCCTGCTGGAAGGCCAAGAGAGCTGCAGAGGCCGTCGTCAGAGCCGTTGAAGACGACTCGCACgatgatggaggtgatgCCGGCTCCGGCAACGAAGGCGGACACTTCCCCGACATCTGCAACGGCCCAGGAATCTTGTGCTGGAAGAAACGCTCGGCGGCACCCAACCCCGACGCTGAACCCGAAGCCGAACCCGAAGCCGAACCTTGGTGCTGGAGGCCAGGCCAGCCTTGCTGGAAGCGTTCTGCGTCACCAGATCCCGCACCCAAACCCGAGCCCTGGTGCTGGAGGCCAGGCCAGTCATGCTGGAAGGCGAAGCGTGAGGCCGAACCAAAACCTGACCCCGAAGCTGAACCCTGGTGTTGGAGACCCGGCCAGCCATGCTGGAAGGCGAAGCGTGATCTCCAGGCTCTTCATGTGGCCGCCCGCAACATTCTCAACACCTTCGAATGA
- a CDS encoding 1-phosphatidylinositol-4,5-bisphosphate phosphodiesterase gamma 2 (similar to Pyrenophora tritici-repentis Pt-1C-BFP XP_001935868.1), translating into MSDHHHLSSKFSNLNPFRPGEDDEDKGEGIAIDSVGGGGRSTRKAQHEKQQLQVSKALRKYLVKKKVLPESDAGVASHETTPALRNLLGKSHFDVPDALLDRSHPLPEYFISSSHNTYLMAHQLYGSSSASAYETALKTGSRCVEIDAWDNSANPEEPKVTHGFTLVSHILFRDVCETIRDVFDEEKGIAAKDPTYKVAPILLSLENHCGEQGQKRLVDIMKEVLGDRLLDEPVRQKGHREQSGGDEHVCLADLGACIAVIVEYHLKGDEGTPQDSESESPSDDEQEEAAAKAARKEYKEKKKEAPTAGIIPELADLGVYAQSVKPVDNSWFNPGILTNGPHHHLINVSESGLSSHLPDECIPIAAHNAQHLMRVFPKGTRISSSNLKPLKFWGIGAQICALNWQTFGTSNQLNDALFSGSEGYILKPAALRSGGDGQILTGKKKRLRLHVAGATDIPVDEDREPDSLKPYVTCNLYSPGEVEGESIKRKTSVYKHHKLGILHKGDNPPVTEPIWDETLEWVYDDNELVFLRMLIKSDDAWAKNPMIAVAAVRLFYAVPGWSFIRMMDMKGRETQCSILVKLEIAEV; encoded by the coding sequence ATGTCAGACCATCATCACCTATCATCCAAATTCTCCAACCTGAATCCCTTCCGCCCcggcgaagatgacgaagacaagGGTGAGGGCATTGCCATCGACTCCGTCGGCGGCGGGGGTCGCAGCACCCGCAAAGCCCAGCatgagaagcagcagctccaagTGAGCAAAGCCCTTCGCAAATATCTCGTCAAGAAGAAAGTCCTGCCGGAATCCGATGCGGGCGTCGCATCCCACGAGACAACACCCGCTCTTCGCAACTTGCTCGGCAAGTCGCACTTCGACGTGCCTGATGCCCTGCTGGACAGATCCCATCCCCTCCCAGAGTACTTCATCAGCTCTAGCCACAACACATATCTTATGGCGCACCAGTTGTACGGGTCGTCGTCAGCGTCTGCATACGAGACGGCTTTGAAGACAGGGTCACGATGTGTCGAGATTGACGCTTGGGATAACAGTGCTAACCCCGAGGAACCAAAAGTCACACATGGGTTTACTCTGGTGTCCCATATCTTGTTCAGAGATGTATGTGAGACAATTCGAGATGTGTTTGACGAAGAAAAGGGCATTGCGGCGAAGGATCCTACGTATAAGGTTGCACCTATCTTGCTGTCCCTGGAAAATCATTGCGGTGAGCAGGGCCAGAAACGACTTGTTGATATAATGAAGGAGGTGCTCGGGGATCGTCTGCTTGATGAACCTGTTAGACAGAAGGGCCATCGCGAACAGAGTGGTGGCGATGAACATGTGTGTCTGGCCGATCTGGGTGCCTGCATCGCCGTCATTGTCGAGTATCACCTCAAGGGGGATGAAGGCACTCCCCAGGACTCTGAGAGTGAGTCGCCGTCTGATGATGAGCAGGAAGAGGCTGCAGCCAAGGCCGCTAGAAAGGAATacaaagagaagaaaaaggaggCTCCTACCGCTGGCATCATCCCCGAGCTAGCAGACTTGGGAGTGTATGCTCAATCCGTCAAGCCAGTTGACAATTCATGGTTCAACCCAGGCATTCTCACCAACGGaccacaccatcatcttATCAACGTGTCTGAATCAGGACTTTCGTCTCACCTCCCTGACGAATGCATCCCTATTGCGGCGCACAACGCCCAGCACCTGATGCGCGTCTTTCCCAAAGGCACAAGAATCTCGTCATCGAACCTGAAGCCGCTCAAATTCTGGGGCATCGGTGCGCAAATCTGCGCTCTCAATTGGCAAACTTTCGGCACCAGCAATCAACTTAACGATGCGCTGTTTAGCGGCTCAGAAGGCTACATCCTGAAGCCCGCTGCTCTCCGAAGCGGAGGCGACGGCCAAATCCTTAccggcaagaagaagaggcttCGGCTTCACGTCGCGGGAGCCACGGATATTCCTGTCGACGAAGACCGGGAGCCTGATTCCCTTAAGCCATACGTTACCTGTAACCTGTACAGTCCAGGTGAGGTTGAAGGCGAGAGTATTAAGCGAAAGACATCGGTGTATAAGCATCATAAGCTCGGCATTTTACACAAAGGCGACAACCCACCAGTCACCGAGCCTATTTGGGACGAGACACTGGAATGGGTGTACGATGACAATGAGCTCGTTTTCTTGCGAATGCTAATCAAGAGCGACGATGCATGGGCTAAAAACCCCATGATTGCTGTAGCTGCGGTTCGGTTGTTTTACGCTGTTCCTGGGTGGAGCTTTATTCggatgatggacatgaaggGTAGGGAAACGCAATGTTCCATCCTGGTGAAACTCGAGATAGCGGAGGTTTAA
- a CDS encoding proline transporter (similar to Aspergillus oryzae RIB40 XP_001822335.1) produces the protein MPDIESVLESTAEISKPNAEIRIKYGETKRGLSPRHIQLMSIGGSIGTGLFVGIGGKLSQSGPLSLLLGYLLWGLLFIWPCNLCVAEMCAYLPVRGSIFELASRFVDPALGFAMGWTYFYAGVMLVCVEYSAVATVMQYWNQSVNPAVWIIMAMIVCIGLNVVAVKYYGEAEFIMASTKIILLFGLVFLTVITMCGGNPRHDAYGFRYWKNGLAMHPYYADGAVGRFLGWWKVMLYAGFTISGPDMIALAAGEIQNPRRTIPRVAKLIFYRLVGFYVVGVLAVGIICSSRDPRLMGAVENNEAGSAASPWVIGIQNLGIPFLPHLINAMILLSGWSCGNAYLYSSSRTLYGLARDGQAPRFLMKCTKAGVPVYCVAIVSLITCITFLVTANSAVEVFNWFVDLTTTGLIATYTIMLVIFVFWHRARRQQGLKNSSLPYVAPLQPYGAYFALALGITALVFIGFDSFVPFKARGFVTGYFCIPYSITLYFGCKIWKKTKLVDPRTADLVSGKAEVDEECRVWEEGGIEKNYKASLAELPFWRKCWERLW, from the exons atgCCAGACATAGAATCCGTGCTAGAGTCCACCGCCGAGATATCCAAGCCCAATGCCGAAATCCGCATCAAATATGGCGAAACGAAGCGCGGCCTCTCCCCGCGCCACATCCAACTCATGTCCATAGGCGGCTCCATCGGCACAGGCCTCTTCGTCGGCATAGGCGGTAAACTATCCCAGTCTGGACCGTTGTCCTTATTATTGGGCTACCTCCTATGGGGCCTCCTGTTCATCTGGCCGTGTAATTTGTGCGTGGCCGAAATGTGCGCGTACCTCCCTGTGCGGGGGTCGATATTCGAGCTCGCGAGCAGGTTTGTCGATCCGGCGCTGGGGTTTGCCATGGGATGGACGTATTTCTACGCGGGCGTCATGCTCGTTTGTGTGGAGTATAGTGCCGTGGCGACGGTGATGCAGTACTGGAACCAGAGTGTGAATCCTGCCGTGTGGATTATCATGGCGATGATTGTGTGTATAGGCCTGAATGTGGTGGCTGTCAA ATACTATGGCGAAGCTGAattcatcatggcttccACCAAGatcatcctcctctttggcctcgtcttcctcacaGTCATCACCATGTGCGGCGGGAACCCTCGCCATGACGCCTACGGCTTCCGGTACTGGAAGAACGGTCTCGCCATGCATCCGTACTATGCGGACGGCGCTGTAGGCCGCTTCCTCGGCTGGTGGAAGGTCATGCTCTATGCTGGTTTTACGATTtctggaccagacatgattgcCCTTGCTGCGGGGGAGATTCAGAACCCCAGACGCACGATACCCCGTGTTGCGAAGCTCATTTTTTATAGATTGGTGGGGTTCTATGtagttggtgttttggcagTGGGCATTATTTGCAGCTCGAGAGATCCGAGACTCATGGGTGCTGTTGAGAATAACGAGGCAGGGTCAGCGGCGAGTCCCTGGGTGATTGGGATTCAGAACCTGGGTATCCCCTTTCTGCCGCACCTCATTAATGCGATGATCTTGCTGTCCGGGTGGTCTTGTGGAAATGCGTATCTGTACTCGTCGTCCAGGACGCTCTACGGTCTCGCAAGAG ATGGACAAGCCCCCAGGTTCCTCATGAAGTGCACCAAGGCCGGCGTACCAGTCTACTGCGTCGCCATCGTCAGTCTCATAACCTGCATAACTTTCCTCGTGACGGCAAACTCGGCCGTCGAAGTGTTCAACTGGTTCGTTgacctcaccaccacggGCCTCATCGCCACATACACCATCATGCTGGTAATTTTCGTCTTCTGGCACCGTGCACGTAGACAACAGGGCCTCAAGAACAGCTCTTTGCCGTACGTGGCTCCCCTTCAGCCGTACGGAGCGTACTTTGCTCTGGCCCTTGGTATTACTGCGCTCGTGTTCATCGGCTTTGATTCGTTTGTGCCCTTCAAGGCGAGAGGGTTCGTGACCGGCTACTTTTGTATTCCGTATAGTATAACTCTGTATTTCGGATGCAAAATCTGGAAGAAGACCAAACTTGTTGACCCGCGCACTGCGGATCTGGTGAGCGGCAAGGCGGAGGTGGATGAAGAGTGTAGGGTCTGGGAGGAGGGTGGTATTGAGAAGAATTACAAGGCTAGCTTGGCGGAACTGCCGTTTTGGAGGAAATGTTGGGAGAGGCTGTGGTAG
- a CDS encoding phosphatidylethanolamine-binding protein (similar to Colletotrichum gloeosporioides Nara gc5 XP_007283419.1): MSLSFHAQALSDSLARASLVPGSAATLIPRDFRPTTQLSILYDGKQVDLGNLFRVTEVKKAPSVQFDPEPEASIDTSYMLMLVDPDAPTPDDPKFAFWRHWVLPGLQPLRDVDGVVGETKPALTEYLAPGPKDDSRPHRYLFLLFREPHGLSLSKEDVGGEEFVQRRSFNTATFITRHGLKLVGMNWMLGAGDGWQE, from the exons ATGAGCCTCAGTTTCCACGCCCAAGCGCTGTCCGATTCGCTCGCCCGGGCAAGTCTCGTCCCGGGTAGCGCCGCGACTCTCATACCCCGAGATTTCCGGCCCACTACCCAACTATCAATCCTTTATGATGGGAAGCAAGTCGATTTAGGGAATTTATTTCGCGTGACCGAGGTGAAGAAGGCGCCGTCGGTGCAGTTTGACCCAGAG CCTGAAGCATCTATTGATACGTCCtacatgttgatgctggttgatCCTGATGCCCCTACGCCGGATGACCCCAAGTTTGCGTTTTGGAGACACTGGGTCCTGCCGGGCTTGCAGCCTCTGCGGGATGTGGATGGCGTGGTTGGCGAGACGAAGCCTGCTTTGACAGAGTATCTTGCTCCGGGGCCAAAGGATGA TTCTCGCCCGCATAGATATCTGTTCCTTCTGTTTAGGGAACCGCATGGCTTGTCGCTCTCCAAGGAAGACGTTGGCGGTGAAGAGTTTGTGCAAAGAAGGTCATTTAATACGGCTACGTTTATTACAAGACACGGCTTGAAACTGGTGGGTATGAACTGGATGTTgggtgctggtgatggatggCAAGAATAA